A genome region from Synchiropus splendidus isolate RoL2022-P1 chromosome 5, RoL_Sspl_1.0, whole genome shotgun sequence includes the following:
- the LOC128759300 gene encoding sentrin-specific protease 8-like, translated as MDPVVLQYENVWLRRSDVSLLEGPHWLNDEIIRFAFHYFVNDCFQLLSLMTVFIGPMITELIKFSTDTKELFMFLKPLALPFRQWIFLAINNNSRNTPGGSHWSLLLYHRPSNKFIHYDSRRATNAIHARHVAMRLLPFLACKEGVMFEEHQCPQQSNNYDCGMYVIYMAELLCEQAMEEKEPLVPIQNITADSVTEKRAEWLKRIHALMERASSPAEEKSIQKSE; from the coding sequence ATGGATCCGGTGGTACTCCAATACGAAAACGTCTGGCTGCGGCGCTCGGACGTCTCTCTGCTGGAGGGCCCTCACTGGCTGAACGATGAGATCATCCGATTTGCCTTCCATTACTTTGTCAACGACTGCTTCCAGCTTCTGAGCCTGATGACGGTCTTCATCGGGCCCATGATCACAGAACTGATCAAGTTCAGCACTGACACCAAAGAACTCTTTATGTTCCTCAAGCCGCTGGCTCTGCCCTTCAGGCAGTGGATCTTCCTCGCCATCAACAACAACTCCCGCAACACTCCAGGCGGCAGCCACTGGAGCCTGCTGCTCTACCACCGTCCCTCCAACAAGTTCATCCACTACGACTCCCGCAGAGCCACCAACGCCATCCACGCGAGGCACGTGGCCATGAGGCTGCTGCCCTTTCTGGCCTGCAAGGAGGGCGTGATGTTTGAGGAGCACCAGTGTCCTCAGCAAAGCAACAACTATGACTGCGGCATGTACGTCATCTACATGGCCGAGCTCTTGTGTGAGCAGGCCATGGAAGAGAAGGAGCCCCTCGTTCCCATCCAGAACATCACCGCTGACTCTGTCACAGAGAAGAGAGCGGAGTGGCTCAAACGGATCCACGCCTTGATGGAGAGGGCGTCCAGTCCTGCTGAAGAGAAGTCTATTCAGAAGAGTGAATAA
- the LOC128758897 gene encoding sentrin-specific protease 8-like, giving the protein MDPVIVSYENSWLRRSDVSLLEGPHWLNDQIIGFAFDYFASDCFKTLSQMAAFISPEVTQFIKFCDDMWDLCLFLEPLDLASRQWIFLAVNDNCNQEAGGSHWSLLAFVRASGKFIHYDSFYSRNSAHAKHIAKQLEPFLGMEKKLRFQEKRCPQQCNSYDCGMYVLSIAEILCEKAKGETRSTRLVRRITPAFISQKREEWCKRIQTLVQRAAHLDTLSVAPSPRDLQT; this is encoded by the coding sequence ATGGACCCAGTAATCGTCAGCTACGAGAACAGCTGGCTGCGGCGCTCTGACGTCTCTCTGCTGGAGGGGCCGCACTGGCTGAACGACCAGATCATCGGGTTTGCCTTTGACTATTTTGCCAGTGATTGTTTCAAGACGCTGAGCCAGATGGCCGCCTTCATCAGTCCCGAGGTGACCCAGTTCATCAAGTTCTGCGATGACATGTGggatctgtgtttgtttctggaGCCACTGGACCTGGCCTCCCGCCAGTGGATCTTCTTGGCAGTCAATGACAACTGCAACCAGGAAGCGGGAGGGTCCCACTGGAGCCTCCTGGCCTTTGTCCGCGCCTCTGGCAAGTTCATCCACTACGACTCCTTTTATTCCAGAAACAGTGCTCACGCAAAGCACATCGCCAAACAGCTGGAGCCCTTTTTGGGGATGGAGAAGAAACTGAGGTTCCAGGAGAAGAGATGCCCTCAGCAGTGCAACAGCTACGACTGCGGGATGTACGTCCTCAGCATAGCGGAGATCTTGTGTGAGAAGGCCAAAGGAGAGACACGGTCGACCCGCTTGGTCCGAAGAATCACTCCCGCCTTCATCAGCCAGAAGAGAGAAGAGTGGTGCAAGCGGATCCAAACACTGGTGCAAAGAGCTGCTCATCTCGACACCTTGAGTGTCGCACCATCTCCTCGAGACCTCCAGACTTGA
- the senp8 gene encoding sentrin-specific protease 8, with amino-acid sequence MDPVVLSYENSLLRRSDVFLLEGPHWLNDQIIGFAFEYFVTDCFQRLNKMAVFISPEVTQFIKFSADAIELSLFLEPLDLPSRRWVFLAVNDNSNQSAGGSHWSLLVFHRNSNQFIHYDSQNASNLVHARRIAMKLEPFLGSGRKVHLVEEDCPQQCNSYDCGMYVICIAEILCEMAMGEKGPHLPVQNITPDFITQKRAEWCRLIQSLVQRSSYPITH; translated from the coding sequence ATGGACCCAGTAGTACTCAGCTATGAGAACAGTCTGCTGCGGCGCTCTGATGTCTTTCTACTTGAGGGGCCGCACTGGCTGAACGATCAGATCATTGGATTTGCCTTCGAGTACTTTGTCACTGACTGTTTCCAACGTCTCAACAAGATGGCCGTATTCATCAGCCCTGAGGTCACGCAGTTCATCAAGTTTAGTGCCGATGCAATAGAGCTGTCTTTGTTTCTGGAGCCGCTGGACCTGCCGTCGCGTCGATGGGTCTTCCTGGCAGTCAATGACAACTCCAACCAGAGCGCCGGCGGCTCCCACTGGAGCCTTCTTGTCTTCCACCGTAACTCAAATCAGTTTATTCACTACGACTCGCAGAATGCCAGTAACTTGGTTCATGCACGGCGCATCGCCATGAAGCTGGAGCCCTTCCTGGGCAGCGGAAGGAAAGTGCACttggtggaggaggactgtCCCCAGCAGTGCAACAGCTACGACTGTGGAATGTACGTCATCTGCATCGCCGAGATCCTGTGTGAGATGGCGAtgggagagaaagggccacatCTGCCTGTCCAAAACATCACGCCAGACTTCATTACGCAGAAGAGGGCGGAATGGTGCAGACTGATCCAGAGTCTGGTGCAAAGGTCTTCCTATCCAATAACACATTGA